The following are encoded in a window of Lactobacillus acidophilus genomic DNA:
- a CDS encoding ribose-5-phosphate isomerase A has product MSLLLKSRYNCQKIGLFVHSLNETDQIDIAFDGCDIDYSLNTLKSGGNIYLYEKIAAQMSKEYILLLPQERIQKELSTKVPLSIEVASPTVKQIMNFCHSLNLKAELRLDTSSFARSPLGNLIIDIYKPNWNDIAQINEQLLKQNGVIASSYFPTW; this is encoded by the coding sequence TTGTCTCTCCTTCTGAAATCTAGATATAATTGTCAAAAGATAGGTTTATTTGTTCATTCTTTAAATGAAACTGACCAAATCGATATCGCATTTGATGGATGCGATATCGATTATTCCCTTAACACCTTAAAAAGTGGTGGCAATATCTATCTTTATGAAAAAATTGCTGCCCAAATGAGTAAAGAATATATATTACTTTTACCTCAAGAACGCATCCAAAAAGAACTATCAACTAAAGTACCATTGAGTATAGAAGTGGCATCCCCTACTGTTAAACAAATAATGAATTTTTGCCATTCCTTAAATCTTAAAGCAGAGCTACGTCTTGATACCTCTTCTTTTGCGAGAAGTCCTTTAGGCAACTTAATAATCGATATTTATAAACCAAATTGGAACGATATTGCTCAAATTAACGAACAACTTCTTAAACAAAATGGTGTTATAGCAAGTTCTTATTTTCCAACTTGGTAA
- the fni gene encoding type 2 isopentenyl-diphosphate Delta-isomerase gives MSIRSQRKEEHLKLAQMFFNKEKYNSFDQLHLLRPALPETKVDINVLATKMFNKNVSAPFFINAMTGGSDKSKIINQALGRIANEENIALALGSTSILAKEKEQLDSFYIARIEDPNGILIANVNPETPVQTVKDIVHELHADALQIHINTIQEIAMPEGDRNFFWLNNIKEIRAEIDIPIIIKEVGFGLDQNTIHILKNEGISYFDIAGSGGTNFAQIENARNKYDVSYLEDIGLPTVISALMAQKEQVDFIVSGGVRNPLDVLKGLTLGGQYVGISNVFLQKFNDQGYDGLQQLIAEWKEQLAALIAVYGKNDLVSLTEIIKYYDLPLKNQIDQLIK, from the coding sequence ATGTCAATAAGATCTCAAAGAAAAGAGGAACATCTGAAATTAGCTCAGATGTTTTTTAATAAAGAAAAATATAATAGTTTTGATCAATTACATTTACTTCGCCCTGCTCTGCCTGAAACTAAAGTAGACATAAATGTCTTAGCTACAAAAATGTTTAACAAAAATGTTTCTGCCCCCTTTTTCATTAATGCAATGACTGGTGGATCTGATAAATCTAAAATAATCAATCAAGCATTGGGCCGCATTGCTAATGAAGAAAATATTGCACTTGCCCTTGGTTCCACAAGCATTTTAGCAAAAGAAAAAGAGCAACTAGACAGCTTTTATATTGCTAGAATTGAAGACCCAAATGGTATTCTAATAGCTAACGTCAATCCAGAAACACCTGTTCAAACAGTTAAAGACATTGTTCACGAATTACATGCAGATGCATTGCAAATTCATATTAATACTATTCAAGAAATTGCAATGCCTGAGGGAGATAGAAATTTCTTTTGGCTAAATAATATTAAAGAGATTCGTGCAGAAATAGATATTCCAATTATTATCAAAGAAGTAGGTTTTGGTCTTGATCAAAATACTATTCACATCTTAAAAAACGAAGGCATTTCATACTTTGATATTGCTGGATCTGGTGGCACTAATTTTGCTCAAATTGAAAATGCCCGCAATAAATATGATGTTTCCTACTTAGAAGATATCGGTTTACCAACGGTTATTTCTGCATTAATGGCACAAAAAGAACAAGTAGATTTCATTGTCTCAGGCGGTGTTCGTAATCCTTTAGATGTATTAAAGGGATTAACCTTAGGCGGACAATATGTTGGCATTTCTAATGTGTTTTTACAAAAATTTAATGATCAGGGTTATGATGGCCTGCAGCAATTAATTGCAGAATGGAAAGAACAATTAGCTGCTTTAATTGCTGTCTATGGTAAAAATGATCTTGTATCTTTAACCGAAATTATAAAATACTACGATTTGCCACTAAAAAATCAAATTGATCAGTTAATTAAATAA
- a CDS encoding phosphomevalonate kinase translates to MITEKAPGKLYIAGEYAVLEQDCPAVLVAVNQFVRVSITKSNTSTGLIHSKQYSQDSIHWVRQGSKMVIDNRDNPFEYILSAISFTEQYCIEQNIKMKVYDLHVNSDLDSADGKKYGLGSSAAVTVATVKAILHFYGVPLNNELIYKLSAISHYSVQGNGSAGDIAASVYGGWLAYQTFDKTWLKQELKSKTLSDVVNEAWPGLKIELLTPPKDMKLMIGWSQKPASTSRLVDETNANKAALNIEYKNFLAASRACVLKMIAGFESNNISIIKKQIRINRKILQHFAQINQIAIEIPRLTQLIKIAENFGGAAKTSGAGNGDCGIVITDSHTDVMALESEWRHNGIMPLNFKVHQINLTH, encoded by the coding sequence TTGATAACAGAAAAAGCGCCCGGAAAGTTATATATTGCCGGGGAATATGCAGTTTTAGAGCAAGATTGTCCTGCTGTTTTGGTTGCTGTAAATCAATTTGTACGTGTTTCGATTACCAAGAGTAATACATCAACTGGTTTAATCCACTCAAAACAATATTCACAAGATTCCATTCATTGGGTTCGTCAAGGTTCCAAAATGGTTATTGACAATCGCGATAACCCATTTGAATATATTTTGTCAGCAATCTCATTCACTGAGCAATATTGTATTGAGCAAAATATTAAAATGAAAGTATATGACTTACATGTCAATTCTGATCTTGACTCAGCTGATGGTAAAAAGTATGGTTTGGGTTCAAGTGCTGCTGTTACTGTAGCAACTGTAAAAGCGATTTTACATTTTTATGGTGTACCATTAAACAATGAATTAATTTATAAATTATCGGCCATTTCTCACTATTCAGTCCAAGGTAATGGCTCTGCCGGTGATATCGCAGCCAGCGTTTATGGAGGATGGCTAGCATACCAAACCTTCGATAAAACTTGGCTTAAACAAGAACTTAAGTCTAAAACTTTATCTGATGTAGTTAATGAAGCTTGGCCGGGGCTTAAAATCGAATTACTTACTCCACCTAAAGATATGAAATTGATGATCGGTTGGAGTCAAAAACCTGCATCTACTTCACGTTTAGTTGATGAAACTAATGCTAACAAGGCAGCACTAAATATAGAATACAAGAATTTTTTAGCCGCTTCTAGAGCCTGCGTTCTAAAGATGATTGCTGGTTTTGAATCAAACAATATTTCAATTATTAAAAAGCAAATTCGGATTAATCGTAAAATCTTACAACACTTTGCTCAAATTAATCAAATTGCAATTGAAATTCCACGATTAACTCAATTAATAAAAATTGCAGAAAACTTTGGTGGAGCTGCTAAAACTTCAGGTGCCGGTAACGGTGATTGTGGTATTGTAATTACTGATTCACATACTGATGTAATGGCTCTTGAAAGTGAATGGCGCCACAATGGTATTATGCCTCTTAATTTTAAGGTTCACCAAATCAACCTTACTCACTAA
- the mvaD gene encoding diphosphomevalonate decarboxylase gives MKNTARAHTNIALIKYWGKSDPILRLPLMSSLSMTLDAFYTDTLIEKTDAKNEFYLNGKRQNRQAKKRVFSYLDTLKEKFGYTDNLIVKSTNHVPTSAGLASSSSAFAALAASFCKLYNLDVDKTELSRLARLGSGSASRSIFGGFAIWQKGNSNQSSYAYALDEKPKMDLQLLAVELNTEQKKISSTKGMKDAQSSPFFSTWTNRNQLELDEMIKAIKQNDFTALGSLAELNANEMHAINLTAQPEFTYFMPETIRAIKLVEDLRTKGIECYYTIDAGPNIKVLCQLKNRKEIIEHFESVFNNVNIVSASFGPGVIYLD, from the coding sequence ATGAAAAATACCGCGCGTGCACATACCAATATTGCATTAATTAAATACTGGGGAAAGTCAGACCCAATATTACGTTTACCTTTAATGTCTAGTTTATCAATGACACTTGATGCATTTTACACAGATACCCTAATTGAAAAAACTGATGCTAAAAACGAATTTTATTTGAATGGTAAAAGACAAAATAGACAAGCTAAAAAACGTGTTTTTTCATACCTTGACACACTAAAAGAAAAATTTGGTTATACAGACAATTTGATTGTTAAATCAACTAATCACGTGCCAACCTCAGCAGGGCTAGCTTCATCCAGCTCTGCTTTTGCTGCATTAGCTGCATCATTTTGTAAACTCTATAATCTTGATGTAGATAAAACTGAATTATCTCGTTTAGCAAGACTAGGCTCCGGATCCGCTAGTCGTTCCATTTTTGGTGGTTTTGCCATTTGGCAAAAAGGTAATTCTAATCAAAGTTCATATGCTTATGCTCTAGACGAAAAACCAAAAATGGACTTACAACTCCTAGCTGTGGAATTAAACACTGAACAAAAGAAGATTTCTTCTACAAAAGGCATGAAAGATGCTCAATCGTCTCCATTCTTTTCAACTTGGACTAATCGCAATCAGCTTGAACTAGATGAAATGATTAAAGCTATTAAACAAAATGACTTTACCGCATTAGGTAGTCTGGCAGAATTAAATGCTAACGAAATGCATGCCATTAATTTAACAGCTCAGCCAGAATTCACCTACTTCATGCCAGAAACTATTCGTGCTATAAAATTGGTAGAAGATCTACGTACCAAGGGTATTGAATGCTACTATACTATAGACGCTGGGCCTAATATTAAAGTGCTTTGTCAATTAAAAAATAGGAAAGAAATCATTGAACACTTTGAGTCCGTATTTAATAATGTTAATATAGTGAGTGCGAGTTTTGGTCCTGGAGTTATTTATTTGGACTAA
- the mvk gene encoding mevalonate kinase has protein sequence MKSSFLAHGKVIIIGEHSVVYGYDALAMPIKALHIKTTVEDYNQMWMDTASYSGPFFDAPNEYDGLKYVVKTILEKTTHKSPLKITYTGEIPIERGFGSSATVALGTTQAMNQFLDLNMSKQEIMNITNQAEMINHGKASGLDAATVNSDYLVFFNKKMGPKTLKEQLDATLLIMDTGELGNTKEAVTQVRKILNESDTAKKNMERLGELADITKTAWINHDPQTVGNVFNEAQEILHSFNISTDKIDQLQNIALSNHALGFKLSGGGLGGITITLCQDKAIAQNIAEKCQNLISNYWIEEI, from the coding sequence ATGAAAAGTAGTTTTTTAGCTCATGGAAAAGTAATTATTATCGGTGAGCATTCTGTAGTTTATGGTTATGATGCATTAGCCATGCCAATTAAAGCTTTACATATTAAAACCACGGTAGAAGATTACAATCAAATGTGGATGGATACAGCAAGTTATTCTGGTCCTTTTTTTGACGCGCCAAACGAATATGATGGTCTTAAATACGTTGTTAAAACTATACTTGAAAAGACCACTCATAAATCACCATTAAAAATCACATATACAGGAGAAATTCCAATTGAACGCGGGTTTGGCTCAAGCGCTACCGTTGCATTAGGAACAACTCAGGCAATGAACCAATTCCTTGATTTAAACATGTCCAAACAAGAAATTATGAATATTACTAATCAAGCTGAAATGATTAATCATGGTAAAGCTTCTGGACTCGATGCAGCGACTGTTAACTCTGATTATTTAGTATTCTTTAATAAAAAAATGGGTCCTAAGACTTTAAAGGAACAATTAGATGCCACCTTATTAATCATGGATACAGGCGAATTAGGTAACACTAAAGAAGCAGTTACCCAAGTAAGAAAAATTTTAAACGAATCTGATACTGCTAAAAAGAATATGGAACGCTTAGGCGAACTGGCAGATATTACTAAAACTGCCTGGATTAACCATGATCCCCAAACTGTTGGTAATGTTTTTAATGAAGCACAAGAGATATTACATTCATTTAATATTTCTACAGATAAGATTGATCAACTACAAAACATTGCATTGTCCAACCATGCTTTGGGATTCAAATTATCTGGTGGCGGTCTTGGTGGTATTACAATTACCCTGTGCCAAGATAAAGCTATAGCACAAAACATCGCAGAAAAATGTCAAAATTTAATTAGCAACTACTGGATTGAGGAGATATAA
- a CDS encoding PD-(D/E)XK nuclease family protein: MIKILTGRQTDPVQEKILEEAVKNYQQHPENETFIIVPNHIKFTTEVRAINKLATSKNKSETAVKNLHVLSFSRLAWFFLKDAEQGLPTQLDDAASAMLLTHIIEKEKDNLTIFETINSGLVQQLYNTILQMYDGNIDLDNIDETNLDQETKSKIHDLRIIYDAYIKEIAGKFSTKNEVQVELNKVLANNKSLSNASFYFCDFSHFSLQETLTIKLLIRKAQNVILGFKTKLGDINPQAEAGDYDYVIQQTIKRFTSFLQERNINYTVNNFPLSSKPTNRENLNSLWTESINKVDNIKKHVQLVKADSRYAEAYFVARSIYQQVALGNYRYHDFLILAPDLKEYETYLTPILRQNKIPFFNDLQQEMKYHPLVVLIESLFNMYDEKTISLNTQSIIAILKTHLMIPSWYKEEAEFIHDVDELENFVLAHGIEHNLWQRPFSHFVNAEVIRLDKMDEEIAKLNRLREFLINKITELLEKLKKEESSQKALTMFFDFLTNNGIASRLEQWRNDANDAGDLQQAQQPEQLWDLLIQLLKDYLMINPEKFDVDEFFNMLINAFREANFSQIPSTLDAVNLSELGMVQTGGYKQVFIIGATSGNLPAIQKTPGFLTPENINQLQNSFASDAYLEDNQQLNNLDQNYQFGLALALAQDKVYVSYPILNASNERLDSSIYYKRLFDYVDSEFEQHDLPEKFNDLLSFITSADASLGYLSYINSIDSSKEFDELLRITHEQSPQKTEIVLQASEFNNQPEDIGQELAEKLYGQNLNSSVSQLETFYENSYEYFLTYGLRLHRRLENEFDVIQAGNYFHETFDRLVKQLNKEHIDLASLNSFELERMLNSVRNVMKNEGKYAQLMNDPFNEYLFKCLDHTTSKVAHNWCKNLNKTPLRAKYSELSFGVGEKLKGLSLDVPNLSGNHRVDLRGKMDRVDIAHLADKNQVLAQVIDYKSSAKKFDLSMFYNGIAMQMVSYLDILVKNNQFFAGNNELSLLGAFYQTVTRQLERLNSNKLIDSQLNIRDNVIDGKPKLMYTGLINNNPQVLTEAEPFLDNSSRQSELYSMVKTKKNGTFSLPTDRSFSEEELELLLEYDEFLIKEASNQILSGKIELNPYRQGKSKSALTYSDYKDIFFFDAMLRQNQYHEITRLSKKDLLSKIKERLGKED; encoded by the coding sequence ATGATCAAAATTTTAACAGGACGACAAACCGACCCAGTACAAGAAAAAATTCTGGAAGAAGCAGTAAAAAATTATCAGCAACATCCAGAAAATGAAACTTTTATCATTGTTCCTAATCATATTAAGTTTACCACAGAAGTTAGGGCAATTAATAAACTTGCTACCAGCAAAAATAAAAGCGAAACGGCAGTGAAGAATTTGCATGTATTGTCCTTTTCTCGTCTCGCATGGTTCTTTTTAAAAGATGCAGAACAAGGATTACCAACGCAATTAGATGATGCCGCAAGTGCAATGCTTTTAACGCATATTATCGAAAAAGAAAAAGATAACCTTACAATTTTTGAAACTATCAATTCTGGTTTAGTCCAACAACTATATAATACAATTTTGCAGATGTATGATGGAAATATCGATTTAGATAATATTGATGAAACCAATCTAGATCAAGAAACTAAAAGCAAAATCCATGATTTACGTATTATCTATGATGCTTATATAAAAGAAATAGCCGGTAAGTTTTCTACTAAAAATGAAGTGCAAGTAGAACTAAATAAAGTTTTAGCTAACAATAAAAGTTTGAGTAATGCCAGTTTTTATTTCTGTGATTTCTCGCATTTTTCTTTACAAGAGACTTTAACAATCAAATTATTAATTCGTAAAGCCCAAAATGTTATATTGGGTTTTAAAACTAAATTGGGTGATATTAATCCTCAAGCTGAAGCAGGAGATTATGATTATGTAATTCAGCAAACGATTAAGCGATTTACTTCATTTTTGCAAGAGAGAAATATAAATTATACAGTAAATAATTTCCCACTTTCATCAAAGCCAACAAATCGTGAGAATTTAAATAGTTTATGGACGGAAAGTATTAATAAAGTTGATAATATTAAAAAGCATGTACAACTTGTGAAAGCAGATTCACGTTATGCAGAAGCATATTTTGTCGCACGTTCTATTTATCAACAAGTAGCCTTAGGCAATTATCGTTATCATGATTTTTTGATTTTAGCACCAGATTTAAAAGAGTATGAAACATATTTAACGCCAATTTTAAGACAAAATAAAATTCCATTTTTTAATGATTTGCAACAAGAGATGAAATATCACCCATTGGTCGTTTTAATTGAAAGTTTATTTAATATGTATGACGAAAAAACGATCAGTTTAAATACTCAGAGTATTATCGCTATTTTGAAGACACATCTTATGATCCCTTCTTGGTACAAAGAAGAAGCAGAATTTATTCACGACGTCGATGAATTAGAAAATTTTGTCTTAGCTCATGGAATTGAACATAATTTATGGCAAAGACCGTTTAGTCATTTTGTTAATGCAGAAGTTATTCGTTTAGATAAGATGGATGAAGAAATTGCTAAACTTAATCGCTTACGTGAATTTTTAATTAATAAGATTACCGAATTATTGGAAAAACTAAAAAAAGAAGAAAGCAGTCAAAAAGCATTGACTATGTTTTTTGATTTTCTGACTAATAATGGGATTGCGTCACGTCTTGAGCAATGGCGTAATGATGCTAATGATGCAGGGGATTTGCAACAAGCGCAACAACCTGAACAGTTGTGGGATTTACTAATTCAATTGTTAAAAGATTATTTAATGATCAATCCAGAAAAATTTGATGTAGATGAATTTTTTAATATGTTGATTAACGCATTTAGAGAAGCAAATTTTTCTCAGATTCCGTCAACACTTGATGCAGTTAATTTGTCTGAATTAGGTATGGTTCAAACTGGAGGATATAAACAGGTATTTATTATTGGAGCAACTAGTGGTAATTTACCTGCAATTCAAAAAACTCCTGGATTTTTAACTCCTGAAAATATAAATCAATTACAGAATAGTTTTGCTAGTGATGCTTATTTAGAAGACAATCAGCAATTGAATAATTTGGACCAAAATTATCAATTTGGATTGGCACTAGCATTAGCACAAGATAAAGTATATGTGTCTTATCCGATTTTAAATGCGTCAAATGAGCGATTAGATTCATCGATTTATTACAAACGACTTTTTGATTACGTTGATTCTGAATTTGAACAGCATGATCTACCGGAAAAATTTAATGATCTACTTTCTTTCATAACTAGTGCAGATGCTAGTTTAGGATATTTATCTTATATAAATTCTATTGATTCATCTAAGGAATTTGATGAATTATTAAGAATTACGCATGAACAATCTCCTCAAAAGACTGAGATTGTTTTACAGGCTAGTGAATTTAATAATCAACCGGAGGATATTGGCCAAGAACTGGCAGAAAAATTATATGGTCAGAATCTAAATTCATCTGTTTCTCAATTAGAAACTTTTTATGAGAATTCATATGAGTATTTTTTAACTTATGGTTTGAGATTACATCGTCGACTTGAAAATGAATTTGATGTTATCCAAGCAGGTAATTATTTCCATGAAACTTTTGATAGATTAGTTAAGCAATTAAATAAAGAGCATATTGATCTAGCAAGCTTAAATAGTTTTGAATTAGAACGAATGCTTAATTCGGTTAGAAATGTAATGAAAAATGAAGGAAAGTATGCTCAATTAATGAATGATCCATTTAATGAGTATTTGTTTAAATGTTTGGACCATACTACTTCTAAGGTTGCTCATAATTGGTGTAAAAATTTAAATAAAACTCCTTTAAGAGCAAAATATTCTGAATTAAGCTTTGGTGTTGGTGAAAAACTCAAAGGATTAAGTTTAGATGTGCCAAATTTATCAGGAAATCATAGAGTGGATCTACGTGGAAAAATGGATAGAGTGGATATTGCTCATTTGGCAGATAAAAATCAAGTTTTAGCACAAGTTATTGATTATAAGTCTTCGGCTAAAAAGTTTGACTTGAGTATGTTTTATAACGGAATTGCCATGCAAATGGTGTCATACTTAGATATTTTAGTGAAAAATAATCAATTTTTTGCTGGAAATAATGAGCTGTCGCTTTTAGGAGCATTTTATCAGACAGTAACTAGACAACTAGAGCGATTAAATAGTAATAAATTGATTGATAGTCAGTTAAACATTCGTGATAACGTGATTGATGGTAAGCCTAAATTAATGTATACAGGATTAATAAACAATAATCCTCAAGTTTTAACAGAAGCCGAGCCGTTTTTAGACAATAGCAGTAGGCAATCAGAATTATATTCAATGGTAAAAACTAAGAAAAATGGTACTTTTAGTTTACCTACTGATCGTAGTTTCAGTGAAGAGGAGTTAGAGTTACTGCTAGAGTATGATGAATTCTTAATCAAAGAAGCATCAAATCAAATATTATCTGGAAAAATTGAATTGAATCCATATCGTCAAGGAAAATCTAAGTCAGCCTTAACTTATTCAGACTATAAAGATATTTTCTTCTTTGATGCAATGCTTAGACAAAATCAATATCACGAAATTACTAGATTAAGTAAAAAAGATTTATTAAGTAAGATCAAAGAAAGATTAGGAAAAGAGGATTAA